The nucleotide sequence GACGAGCACGACCATGAGGTGGCATTCCGGATTGTTCTTGGTGATCGCGTTGGCGATGTCCTGCAGGATCGTCGTCTTGCCGGCCTTGGGCGGCGACACGATCAGCGCACGCTGGCCCTTGCCGATCGGCATGATCAGGTCGATGACCCGGGTGGTCAGCCGGTCCGGCGTGGTTTCCAGCCGCAGCCGCTGGTTGGGGTATAACGGCGTCAATTTGGTGAAGTCGGGCCGCTTCTTGGCGTCCTCGACCGATCCGCCGTTGACGCTGTCCAGACGCACCAGCGGGTTGAACTTCTGCCGCTGGTTGGGCTGCTCGCCCTCCTTGGGCACGCGAACCGCACCGGTCACCGCGTCGCCGCGGCGCAGGCCGTTCTTGCGGACCATGTTCATCGAGACGTAGACGTCGTGCGGGCCGGCCAGGTAGCCGGAGGTGCGCACGAAGGCGTAGTTGTCGAGGACGTCGAGGATGCCGGCCACCGGCTGGACGACGTCGTCCTCGCGCAGTTCGGTGTCGCCACCCTCGCCGGTGCGTTCGCCGCGGCGCCTGCGGTCACGGAAGCGCCGGCCGCGCCGGCCTTGACGGCCTTCGCCGTCGTCGTCTTGCTGGTTTTGGTTCTGGTTCTGATTGGAGTCGCGACGCTGCTGGCCGCCCGAGCCTTGCTGGTCGCCGCTCTGGTCGCCGCCGCGGTCAGGTTCGCGCTTGCTGTCCTGCTGGGTGGACGTGTCCTCGTCGGGCCGGGTGGCCGCGCCCGATTCACGGGAGGCACCGCGCCGCTCGCGGCGGTTCTCCGAGCCCCCGGAATTCGCCGAATCGGGCTGGTCCCCTTGCGGCGCAGCCGCTTCAGGGCTTGGCGCGGGGGTGGATTCGCTGGAATCTTTGTGGTTTTCCTGGGGGGTGGCCGCGCCGTTGGCCTGTCCCTGTCCCCTGGTTTCCTGGATCGCGGCGATGAGTTCGTTCTTACGCATGCCCGACGTGCCCTTGACACCGGCCCGATTGGCCAAGGCACGCAGTTCGGGCAGCACCATGGTGGACAGCGAACCCTTGTCGGCGCCTTTGTCGTTAGAAGCCGAGGATTGGGCGTCTTGATTGTTCGTGGTCACGGCGTCCGACCGCTGATTGCCGTCGGTACTTTCGCCAGCCGTGATGACGTTGAGGTCCGTATCAGTCACGGATTTCCTTTCTTCCCCTGCTGATCAGTCAGACAGGGGGTTATTTGCATTCAGCCAATTCGCCGAGTGCCCAATCGACTCTGCAACGATGATCGCCGGGATCGGCGGTCAAACGGCGAACCTCGTTCACGAGAAGAATTTGGTAGTCGTCCTAGCGTCAAGGCAGTATTTATGCAGATGCAGATGCTGCGATTGCTGGACGGGTCCGAGGATAGCCCGCTTCTGGGTCGGAAGCAAGCAACCCCTCCTGCAAACGTTGCCGATCAGCCGGGAACTGTGACTCCCGGGCTCCAGCGAACCGCGTCGCCGGCGGCCATCTCGGTAATGCTGAATCCGTTTGCGGGACCGTACTCCAGCGCTTCGCGCGGCAACTCCGGCTCCGTCGTCAGTGCGATCACCGAGGGACCTGCCCCGGAAAGCGTCGCTGACACGCCACAACGCCGCAGGACCCGCAGGTATTCCGCCGAAGCCGGCATCACCGCGGCGCGTTGCGGTTGATGAAGCGCATCTTCGGTGGCGGCCATCAACAGGTCGGGTCGTTCGGTGAGTGCCACCACCAGCAGTGCGGTGCGGCTGACGTTGAACCGCGCCTCGGAGTGGCTGACCTGGTCGGGCAGCAGCCCCCGGGTCTCGGCGGTCAGGGAGCGCTCTTCGGGGATCGCGAGGAAAATCCGGATATCGGGATGCAGCCGCAGCGGCACCGCCGAATAGCCGGGCCGCTCGCCGCTTCGGTCGATCCACGACACCACGGCGCCGCCCAACACGGCCGCCGCTGCGTTGTCGGGATGACCCTCAAACTCCGACGACAACTGGATCAGTTGAGCTTGACTGAGCGGTCTGGAATCTCCTGAATCCATTTGCGCGACAAGGCCGTTGGCTGCCCCCAGGCCGCCGACCACAGCCGCCGCGGAGGACCCAAGACCGCGGGAATGCGGAATGACGTTGCGGCAGCGCACGACCAGACCACCGGCGCTGAACCCGGCCGCCTGCAATCCATGCTGGACGGCGCGCACCACCAGGTGGCTCGGGCCCCGCGGCACCTCGTCGGCGCTTTCGCCGTCGACCACCACCTGCAAGCCGGATTCCGTTGTCTCGACGACGATCTCGTCGCACAGGTTCAGCGCCAAACCGAGGCTGTCGAATCCCGGACCGAGGTTGGCGCTCGACGCCGACACCACGGCGGTGGTGATGAGGCCCGCGGGAAGCGCGATTGCCACTACACCAGCCCTAGCTTCTCGACCACGAGCACCGGGTCCACCGGCAGCGCGGACACCTGCGGCATGTCCCGCAGCGCCGTATCGGGATCCTTGAGGCCGTTGCCGGTCACGGTGCACACCACCGTCGACCCGCGCTCCACCCAGCCGTCTTCGATGGACTTGAGCAGGCCGGCGATGCTGGCGGCCGAGGCGGGCTCGACGAAGACGCCCTCGGAGCTGGCCACCAGGTGGTAGGCCGCCAGGATCTCCTCGTCGGTGGCGGCCAAAAACCGCCCGTTGGACTGCTGCTGCGCGTTGACGGCCGCCGTCCACGACGCCGGCGAGCCGATGCGGATCGCGGTGGCGATGGTCTCGGGGTTGCGCACCGGTTCGCCGTGCACCAGGGGCGCCGCGCCGGCGGCCTGGGTGCCCAGCATCCGGGGCAGCTTGTCGATCACGCCGTCCTGGTGATACTCGGTGTATCCCTTCCAATACGCGGTGATGTTGCCCGCGTTGCCGACCGGAAGGGCGTGGATGTCCGGCGCGGCGCCCAGCGCGTCGACGATCTCGAAGGCCGCCGTCTTCTGGCCCTCGATGCGCACCGGGTTGACCGAGTTGACCAACGAGATCGTCGGGAAATCGTTCGCCATCTTGCGGGCCAGTTCCAGGCAGTCGTCGAAGTTGCCGTCGATCTGGATGACCTTGGCGCCGTGCATGACCGCCTGCGCGAGCTTGCCCATCGCGATCTTGCCCTGCGGGATGAGGACCGCGCAGGTGATGCCGGCGCGCGCCGCGTAGGCCGCCGCCGACGCCGAGGTGTTTCCGGTGGAGGCGCACAACACGGCCTGTTGGCCGCGCGCCACCGCGTCGGTGACCGCCATCGTCATGCCGCGGTCCTTGAACGAGCCGGTGGGGTTGAGGCCCTCGACCTTGAGGTACACCGTGCAGCCGGTCTGTTCGGAGAGCCTGGCCGCCGGGATCAGCGGGGTGCCGCCCTCCTGCAGGGTGATCGGCGTCCAGTCCGCGGCCACCGGTAGGCGATCGCGATACGCCGCGATCACCCCCGGCCACGGTTGGTGAATGGCCGTGCGCGGAACGCTCATTCGTCGGTTCCTTCCAGGCGCAGCACGCTTGCGACATCGTGCACGACGTCCAGGTCGGCGAGCGCTTCCACGGTTTCGGACAGTGCCGCGTCGGTGGCGTGGTGCGTGACCACCACGACGCGGGCGCCGACCCGCCGGCCGCCCTCGTCCACCACGCCCTCCTGGCGGACCTCGGCGATGCTGACCTCGCGCTTGGCGAATTCCGCTGCCACCGAGGACAATACGCCCGGCGTGTCGGCAACGTTCATGCTGACGTAGTAGCGGGTGGAGATGAAACCCATTGGTGCGACGGGAAGTTGGGCGTACCTGGACTCTTTCGGTCCGCGGCTGCCCAGCACCCGGTTGCGCGCGGCCATCACCAGGT is from Mycobacterium conspicuum and encodes:
- the rho gene encoding transcription termination factor Rho, which translates into the protein MTDTDLNVITAGESTDGNQRSDAVTTNNQDAQSSASNDKGADKGSLSTMVLPELRALANRAGVKGTSGMRKNELIAAIQETRGQGQANGAATPQENHKDSSESTPAPSPEAAAPQGDQPDSANSGGSENRRERRGASRESGAATRPDEDTSTQQDSKREPDRGGDQSGDQQGSGGQQRRDSNQNQNQNQQDDDGEGRQGRRGRRFRDRRRRGERTGEGGDTELREDDVVQPVAGILDVLDNYAFVRTSGYLAGPHDVYVSMNMVRKNGLRRGDAVTGAVRVPKEGEQPNQRQKFNPLVRLDSVNGGSVEDAKKRPDFTKLTPLYPNQRLRLETTPDRLTTRVIDLIMPIGKGQRALIVSPPKAGKTTILQDIANAITKNNPECHLMVVLVDERPEEVTDMQRSVKGEVIASTFDRPPSDHTQAAELAIERAKRLVEQGKDVVVLLDSITRLGRAYNNASPASGRILSGGVDSTALYPPKRFLGAARNIEEGGSLTIIATAMVETGSTGDTVIFEEFKGTGNAELKLDRKISERRVFPAVDVNPSGTRKDELLLSPDEFGIVHKLRRVLSGLDSHQAIDLLMSQLRKTKTNYEFLVQVSKTTPGMDND
- the thrC gene encoding threonine synthase; this encodes MSVPRTAIHQPWPGVIAAYRDRLPVAADWTPITLQEGGTPLIPAARLSEQTGCTVYLKVEGLNPTGSFKDRGMTMAVTDAVARGQQAVLCASTGNTSASAAAYAARAGITCAVLIPQGKIAMGKLAQAVMHGAKVIQIDGNFDDCLELARKMANDFPTISLVNSVNPVRIEGQKTAAFEIVDALGAAPDIHALPVGNAGNITAYWKGYTEYHQDGVIDKLPRMLGTQAAGAAPLVHGEPVRNPETIATAIRIGSPASWTAAVNAQQQSNGRFLAATDEEILAAYHLVASSEGVFVEPASAASIAGLLKSIEDGWVERGSTVVCTVTGNGLKDPDTALRDMPQVSALPVDPVLVVEKLGLV
- the thrB gene encoding homoserine kinase, yielding MAIALPAGLITTAVVSASSANLGPGFDSLGLALNLCDEIVVETTESGLQVVVDGESADEVPRGPSHLVVRAVQHGLQAAGFSAGGLVVRCRNVIPHSRGLGSSAAAVVGGLGAANGLVAQMDSGDSRPLSQAQLIQLSSEFEGHPDNAAAAVLGGAVVSWIDRSGERPGYSAVPLRLHPDIRIFLAIPEERSLTAETRGLLPDQVSHSEARFNVSRTALLVVALTERPDLLMAATEDALHQPQRAAVMPASAEYLRVLRRCGVSATLSGAGPSVIALTTEPELPREALEYGPANGFSITEMAAGDAVRWSPGVTVPG